The Pongo abelii isolate AG06213 chromosome 21, NHGRI_mPonAbe1-v2.0_pri, whole genome shotgun sequence genome has a window encoding:
- the LOC100440716 gene encoding cystatin-SN, whose amino-acid sequence MARPLCTLLLLLVTLAVALSWSPEEDRIIPGGIYKADLNDEWVQRALDFAISEYNKATEDDYYRRPLRVLRARQQIVGGVNYFFDVEVGRTICTKSQPNLDTCAFHEQPELQKKQLCSFKIHEVAWEDRISLVNSRCQEA is encoded by the exons ATGGCCCGGCCCCTGTGTACCTTGCTGCTCCTGCTGGTTACCCTGGCTGTGGCCCTGTCCTGGAGCCCTGAGGAGGACAGGATAATCCCGGGTGGCATCTATAAAGCAGACCTCAATGATGAGTGGGTACAGCGTGCCCTTGACTTCGCCATCAGCGAGTATAACAAGGCCACTGAAGATGACTACTACAGACGCCCGCTGCGGGTACTGAGAGCCAGGCAACAG ATCGTGGGCGGGGTGAATTACTTCTTCGACGTAGAGGTGGGCCGAACCATATGTACCAAGTCCCAGCCCAACTTGGACACTTGTGCCTTCCATGAACAGCCAGAACTGCAGAAG AAACAGTTGTGCTCTTTCAAGATCCATGAAGTTGCCTGGGAGGACAGAATATCCCTGGTGAATTCCAGGTGTCAAGAAGCCTAG